A single region of the Streptomyces sp. NBC_01381 genome encodes:
- a CDS encoding DUF4349 domain-containing protein: MNASSTSRHRTVQALSAVLLAVALALAGCSAGGDSGGDSDKAAGGAARDRADSSDERGVGGGQADESGAKKPPKLTGTHIIRTATLTVRVKDVPKALDEARAVATDAGGVVGDETTDRDGRGHERSRIVLRVPQDQYEEVLKSLEGTGKLIERKAKAQDVTDQVVDVESRIKSQRASVARVRELMDRATKLSDVVTLEGELSSRQSELEALLAQQSSLKDRTSMSTITLSLSETAVQKTDADDDDPTFVDALSGGWNAFVTMLRWLAVALGAILPFAAVAALLILLWQRLVRPRLPQPPAGEGDDD, encoded by the coding sequence ATGAACGCGTCCAGCACGTCCAGGCACCGCACCGTCCAGGCACTCTCGGCCGTGCTGCTCGCGGTCGCCCTCGCGCTCGCGGGGTGCAGCGCGGGCGGTGACAGCGGCGGCGACAGCGACAAGGCGGCGGGCGGCGCGGCGAGGGACCGGGCGGACTCGTCCGACGAGCGTGGCGTGGGCGGCGGCCAAGCGGACGAGTCCGGCGCGAAGAAGCCGCCGAAGCTCACCGGCACCCACATCATCCGCACCGCGACCCTGACCGTCCGCGTCAAGGACGTCCCGAAGGCGCTCGACGAGGCGCGCGCGGTCGCCACGGACGCGGGCGGTGTCGTCGGCGACGAGACGACGGACCGCGACGGCCGCGGCCACGAGCGCTCGCGGATCGTGCTGCGGGTGCCGCAGGACCAGTACGAGGAGGTCCTCAAGTCCCTTGAGGGAACGGGCAAGTTGATCGAGCGCAAGGCCAAGGCGCAGGACGTCACCGACCAGGTCGTCGATGTCGAGAGCCGCATCAAGTCGCAGCGGGCGAGCGTGGCGCGGGTGCGGGAGCTGATGGACAGGGCGACGAAGCTGAGCGATGTCGTCACCCTGGAAGGGGAGTTGAGCTCCCGGCAGTCCGAGCTGGAGGCGCTGCTCGCGCAGCAGTCGTCCCTGAAGGACCGTACGAGCATGTCGACGATCACGCTCTCGCTCAGCGAGACGGCGGTGCAGAAGACGGACGCGGACGACGACGATCCGACGTTCGTGGACGCGCTGTCCGGCGGCTGGAACGCCTTCGTGACGATGCTGCGCTGGCTGGCGGTCGCCCTCGGCGCGATCCTGCCGTTCGCGGCGGTGGCAGCGCTGTTGATTCTGCTGTGGCAGCGTCTTGTGCGACCCCGGCTGCCACAGCCACCGGCGGGCGAAGGCGACGACGACTAA
- the hemG gene encoding protoporphyrinogen oxidase: MRETDTRTGTGHVVVIGGGIAGLAAAHRLLGAGARVTVLEAADRLGGKLLPGEIAGVRVDLGAESMLARRPEAVALAREVGLTDRLQPPATATAAIWTRGALRPMPKGHVMGVPGDASALSGVLSDEGLHRIEQDRELPATEVGDDVAVGEYVAGRLGREVVDRLVEPLLGGVYAGDAYRISMRSAVPQLFEAARSHASLTEGVREIQARAAKSRQTGPVFMGIEGGVGQLPLAVAESVRARGGVIHTGAAVTGLKRTAGGWQVSTEKSVIDADCVVVAVPAYAAAALLGVEAPAAAAELAAVEYASMALMTLAYRRSETDLPEGSGFLVPPIDGHTIKASTFASRKWAWIADEDPDLLVLRTSVGRYGESAILERDDADLLALSRRDLYAATGLDAAPVATRVTRWHDGLPQYPVGHHARVARIREHVSKLPGLAVCGAAYDGVGIPACIASAYAAVDQLGGDLE, from the coding sequence ATGCGCGAAACGGACACACGTACGGGTACGGGTCATGTCGTGGTCATCGGCGGTGGGATCGCCGGCCTTGCCGCCGCCCATCGATTGCTCGGCGCCGGAGCACGGGTGACCGTCCTGGAAGCCGCCGACCGGCTCGGCGGCAAACTGCTCCCCGGCGAGATCGCCGGCGTCCGCGTCGACCTCGGCGCCGAGTCGATGCTCGCCCGCCGCCCCGAGGCCGTGGCCCTGGCCCGCGAGGTCGGCCTCACCGACCGGCTGCAGCCGCCCGCCACCGCGACCGCCGCGATCTGGACCCGGGGCGCCCTGCGCCCGATGCCCAAGGGCCACGTCATGGGCGTGCCCGGCGACGCGTCGGCCCTCTCCGGGGTGCTCTCCGACGAAGGTCTGCACCGCATCGAGCAGGACCGCGAGCTGCCGGCCACCGAGGTCGGCGACGATGTCGCGGTCGGTGAGTACGTCGCCGGGCGCCTCGGTCGCGAGGTCGTCGACCGCCTGGTGGAGCCGCTCCTGGGCGGGGTGTACGCCGGTGACGCCTACCGCATCTCGATGCGCTCGGCGGTGCCGCAGCTCTTCGAGGCGGCCCGCAGCCACGCCTCGCTCACCGAGGGCGTACGCGAGATCCAGGCCCGCGCCGCGAAGAGCCGGCAGACCGGCCCCGTCTTCATGGGCATCGAGGGCGGCGTCGGCCAACTGCCGCTCGCGGTCGCGGAGTCGGTACGCGCGCGTGGCGGTGTCATCCACACCGGGGCGGCCGTCACCGGGCTGAAGCGCACCGCGGGGGGCTGGCAGGTCAGCACCGAGAAGAGCGTCATCGACGCCGACTGCGTAGTGGTCGCCGTGCCCGCGTACGCCGCCGCCGCGCTCCTGGGCGTCGAGGCACCCGCGGCCGCCGCCGAGCTCGCCGCCGTCGAGTACGCCTCCATGGCCCTGATGACCCTCGCCTACCGCCGCAGCGAAACCGACCTCCCCGAAGGCAGCGGTTTTCTCGTGCCGCCCATCGACGGGCACACCATCAAGGCGTCCACGTTCGCCTCGCGCAAGTGGGCCTGGATCGCCGATGAGGACCCTGACCTGCTGGTTCTGCGCACTTCGGTGGGCCGGTACGGGGAGAGCGCGATCCTGGAGCGGGACGACGCCGACCTGCTCGCCCTCTCCCGGCGCGATCTGTACGCGGCCACCGGCCTGGACGCCGCGCCCGTCGCCACCCGCGTCACCCGCTGGCACGACGGCCTCCCGCAGTACCCCGTCGGCCACCACGCGCGCGTGGCCCGCATCCGCGAGCACGTGAGCAAACTGCCCGGCCTCGCCGTCTGCGGAGCCGCGTACGACGGCGTGGGCATCCCCGCGTGCATCGCGAGCGCGTACGCGGCCGTGGACCAGCTGGGCGGCGACCTGGAGTAA
- the hemQ gene encoding hydrogen peroxide-dependent heme synthase yields MSDDAPAKSPNAGKKAKDLNEVIRYTLWSVFKLRDVLPDDRVGFADEVQELFDQLAAKDITVRGTYDVSGLRADADVMIWWHAETSDELQEAYNLFRRTMLGRALEPVWSNMALHRPAEFNKSHIPAFLADETPRNYISVYPFVRSYDWYLLPDEDRRRMLADHGKMARGYPDVRANTVASFSLGDYEWMLAFEADELYRIVDLMRHLRASEARMHVREEVPFFTGRRKSVADLVAGLA; encoded by the coding sequence ATGAGTGACGACGCCCCCGCCAAGAGCCCGAACGCCGGCAAGAAGGCCAAGGACCTCAACGAGGTCATCCGCTACACGCTGTGGTCCGTCTTCAAGCTGCGCGACGTCCTTCCCGACGATCGCGTCGGCTTCGCCGATGAGGTCCAGGAGCTGTTCGACCAGCTCGCCGCCAAGGACATCACGGTCCGTGGCACGTACGACGTGTCGGGGCTCCGTGCCGACGCCGACGTCATGATCTGGTGGCACGCGGAGACGAGCGACGAGCTTCAGGAGGCCTACAACCTCTTCCGCCGCACCATGCTGGGCCGCGCCCTGGAGCCGGTCTGGTCGAACATGGCGCTGCACCGCCCCGCCGAGTTCAACAAGTCGCACATCCCGGCCTTCCTGGCCGACGAGACGCCCCGCAACTACATCAGCGTCTACCCCTTCGTGCGCTCCTACGACTGGTACCTGCTGCCCGACGAGGACCGCCGCCGCATGCTCGCCGACCACGGCAAGATGGCCCGCGGCTACCCCGACGTGCGCGCCAACACCGTCGCCTCGTTCTCGCTCGGCGACTACGAGTGGATGCTGGCCTTCGAGGCCGATGAGCTGTACCGCATCGTCGACCTGATGCGGCACCTGCGCGCCTCCGAGGCCCGGATGCACGTCCGCGAAGAGGTCCCGTTCTTCACCGGCCGCCGCAAGTCCGTGGCGGACCTGGTGGCGGGTCTGGCGTAA
- a CDS encoding RNHCP domain-containing protein produces MSRNTSRRARTEARAESFRCLQCGLDVSMTAPGTDHRNHCPNCLWSRHLDDTPGDRAAECGARMEPLAISVRGDGEWVLVHRCTHCGVLHANRTAGDDNALPLTRLAVRPLAQPPFPLERLGAL; encoded by the coding sequence ATGTCCCGCAACACATCAAGGCGCGCCCGCACTGAGGCGCGCGCCGAGTCCTTCCGCTGTCTGCAGTGCGGTCTCGACGTATCGATGACCGCACCCGGAACCGACCACCGCAACCACTGCCCGAACTGCCTGTGGAGCCGTCACCTCGACGACACCCCGGGCGACCGGGCCGCGGAGTGCGGCGCCCGGATGGAACCTCTCGCCATCTCCGTACGCGGAGACGGCGAATGGGTCCTCGTCCACCGCTGCACCCACTGCGGCGTCCTGCACGCCAACCGCACGGCGGGCGACGACAACGCCCTGCCGCTGACCCGGCTCGCGGTGCGCCCGCTGGCCCAGCCGCCGTTCCCGCTGGAGCGGCTCGGCGCGCTGTGA
- a CDS encoding alpha/beta hydrolase, which translates to MRAAAALYGTAGSLVLTALVAAPTGSASATDTLPYPQAHGTAVAVQRAKAAGIRFGACAAAEGLPPSVRCGTVQVPLDYAQPDGKQIKLTVSRVKATKKAAGKRAKAVKRQGALVFNPGGPGASGMYFPLVGAIPEWKRIAAAYDLVGYAPRGVGRSAPISCQDPKEFVKAPTHSPAHPDAAYKLKRVAEAQAYARGCAKRSGAGLPHFNSLNNVRDLEVLRAALGEQKLTFMGASYGTYFGAVYASLFPSHVRRMVFDSAVNPDPAQIWYYNNLDQSVAFERRWADFRTWVAKHDKTYHLGKTPDAVLRSYERVRDALARKPAGGKVGSGQLQSAYLQAGYYDDFWPMRASALSAYLKGDPKQLIEQAAPVPKAAKEQENSNAVYTAVECNDAAWPTDFKTWNRDNSLVARLAPFETWDNAWMNLPCAYWPAPRQRPVDVRTDEGELPPTLILQAERDAATPYEGAEELNRRLKGSVLVTERDAGTHGIAGGPNQCVNGHLEAYLLEGRLPVRRAACAPHKEPEPLSGARAKALPKKR; encoded by the coding sequence ATGAGAGCAGCAGCCGCCCTCTACGGAACCGCCGGATCCTTGGTCCTGACCGCACTCGTCGCCGCCCCCACGGGAAGCGCGTCCGCGACCGACACCTTGCCCTACCCGCAGGCGCACGGCACCGCCGTCGCCGTCCAGCGCGCGAAGGCGGCCGGCATCCGCTTCGGCGCCTGCGCCGCGGCGGAGGGCCTGCCGCCGTCCGTCCGCTGCGGCACCGTGCAGGTGCCGCTCGACTACGCGCAGCCGGACGGCAAGCAGATCAAGCTGACGGTCAGCCGCGTCAAGGCCACGAAGAAGGCCGCGGGCAAGCGCGCCAAGGCCGTCAAGCGCCAGGGGGCGCTCGTCTTCAACCCCGGGGGCCCCGGCGCGTCCGGCATGTACTTCCCGCTCGTCGGGGCCATTCCCGAGTGGAAGCGCATCGCCGCCGCCTACGACCTCGTCGGCTACGCCCCGCGCGGTGTCGGCCGCTCGGCGCCGATCTCCTGTCAGGACCCCAAGGAGTTCGTGAAGGCGCCGACCCATTCGCCGGCCCACCCGGACGCCGCGTACAAACTGAAGCGCGTCGCGGAGGCGCAGGCGTACGCGCGCGGCTGCGCCAAGCGCTCCGGGGCGGGCCTGCCGCACTTCAACAGCCTGAACAACGTCCGTGACCTGGAGGTCCTTCGGGCGGCGCTCGGCGAGCAGAAGCTGACGTTCATGGGCGCCTCGTACGGCACCTACTTCGGCGCCGTCTACGCCTCGCTCTTCCCGTCGCACGTGCGCCGCATGGTGTTCGACTCGGCGGTGAACCCCGACCCGGCGCAGATCTGGTACTACAACAACCTCGACCAGTCCGTGGCGTTCGAACGGCGCTGGGCCGACTTCCGTACCTGGGTGGCCAAGCACGACAAGACGTACCACCTGGGCAAGACGCCCGATGCCGTCCTCAGGAGCTATGAGAGGGTCCGCGACGCGCTGGCCCGCAAGCCCGCCGGCGGCAAGGTCGGCTCCGGCCAGCTGCAGTCGGCGTATCTCCAGGCCGGCTACTACGACGACTTCTGGCCGATGCGCGCCTCGGCGCTCTCGGCGTATCTGAAGGGCGACCCGAAGCAGCTGATCGAGCAGGCCGCGCCCGTGCCGAAGGCGGCCAAGGAGCAGGAGAACAGCAACGCGGTCTACACCGCGGTCGAGTGCAATGACGCGGCCTGGCCGACGGACTTCAAGACCTGGAACCGCGACAACTCACTGGTCGCCCGCCTCGCGCCCTTCGAGACCTGGGACAACGCCTGGATGAACCTGCCGTGCGCCTACTGGCCCGCGCCCCGCCAGCGTCCCGTGGACGTCCGCACCGACGAGGGCGAGCTGCCCCCGACGCTGATCCTGCAGGCCGAGCGCGACGCGGCGACGCCGTACGAGGGCGCCGAGGAGCTCAACCGCAGGCTGAAGGGTTCGGTCCTTGTGACGGAGCGGGATGCGGGCACGCACGGCATCGCGGGCGGCCCCAACCAGTGCGTCAACGGCCACCTGGAGGCATATCTCCTGGAGGGCAGGCTCCCTGTGCGGCGCGCGGCGTGCGCACCGCACAAGGAGCCCGAGCCGCTGTCCGGCGCACGGGCGAAGGCTCTTCCCAAAAAGCGCTAG
- a CDS encoding TIGR04222 domain-containing membrane protein, which yields MFWLPLLLLAWVATGLSCARLCLAAYRTAPPGAALEHRHELTLYETAFLSGGPARVTDLTLVSMARARRLLLARTGWATVVDPVGGDDMERSVLGAIGPAGQSPIAPVRRAAAGTEAMRALADRLVAAGLALPDGTWSGVAGAVRQVRASAAVVLALGAAALLMPAQEAADRTPGDVHIAFWFALPLATALACLAVARFEIHPYPRWASPAGQRLLSALPARGGSDLTAVAVRGTRALADPDLRAAFTHRDTAHRGH from the coding sequence ATGTTCTGGCTCCCCCTGCTCCTCCTCGCCTGGGTCGCGACAGGCCTGTCCTGTGCCCGGCTCTGCCTCGCCGCGTACCGCACGGCCCCGCCCGGCGCGGCCCTGGAGCACCGTCATGAACTGACGCTCTACGAAACCGCCTTCCTCTCCGGCGGCCCCGCTCGCGTCACCGACCTCACCCTGGTGTCGATGGCCCGCGCCCGGCGGCTGCTGCTCGCCCGCACCGGCTGGGCGACGGTGGTCGACCCGGTGGGCGGTGACGACATGGAGCGTTCCGTGCTCGGCGCGATAGGGCCCGCGGGCCAGTCGCCGATAGCGCCGGTGCGCCGGGCCGCGGCCGGCACCGAAGCGATGCGCGCCCTCGCCGACCGGCTCGTCGCGGCGGGGCTCGCGCTGCCGGACGGCACCTGGTCGGGGGTCGCGGGCGCGGTCCGCCAGGTGCGGGCGAGCGCCGCGGTGGTGCTCGCCCTCGGCGCGGCGGCGCTGCTGATGCCCGCCCAGGAGGCGGCCGACCGGACGCCCGGCGATGTGCACATCGCGTTCTGGTTCGCGCTGCCCCTGGCCACCGCCCTGGCCTGTCTGGCCGTCGCCCGCTTCGAGATCCACCCCTACCCCCGCTGGGCGTCGCCCGCCGGGCAGCGTCTGCTGAGCGCGCTTCCGGCGCGCGGCGGCTCCGACCTCACCGCCGTCGCCGTACGCGGCACCCGCGCCCTCGCGGACCCCGATCTGCGCGCCGCGTTCACGCACCGGGATACGGCGCATCGGGGGCATTGA
- a CDS encoding DUF4142 domain-containing protein, translating into MRSINGTGLIVAGLVATLAALLFPIWSYEDRSGTGLDRLNAETVSTDFGPLSALDREFITKVRLAGLWELPAGQQAQERGTAKAVQTAGEHLVDGHTFLDARVREVATQLGLELPNQPSSQQRDWLDELNDARGATYDERFANILRAAHGKVFSVVAEVRATTRNSLVRALADDANTTVLDHITVLEDTGLVDFDDLARDAASAAPDPVTRSPAPPEPTDSPPPATPVSPSPTFPLPPPVSRPKPTKTEPPHKPKEGEKGRTGKRDKPESRGKGRPARSGTLSTGDLPSAW; encoded by the coding sequence ATGCGATCCATCAACGGCACCGGCCTCATCGTCGCGGGGCTCGTCGCGACCCTGGCCGCGCTGCTCTTCCCCATCTGGTCGTACGAGGACCGCTCGGGCACCGGCCTGGACAGACTCAACGCGGAGACCGTGTCGACCGACTTCGGCCCGCTGTCCGCGCTCGACCGCGAGTTCATCACCAAGGTGCGGCTCGCGGGACTCTGGGAGCTCCCCGCCGGACAGCAGGCGCAGGAGCGCGGCACCGCCAAGGCCGTGCAGACCGCGGGCGAGCACCTCGTCGACGGCCATACGTTCCTCGACGCGCGGGTGCGCGAGGTGGCGACGCAGCTCGGCCTCGAACTGCCCAACCAGCCGAGCTCGCAGCAGCGTGACTGGCTCGACGAACTGAACGACGCGCGCGGCGCCACGTACGACGAGAGATTCGCGAACATCCTGCGCGCGGCGCACGGCAAGGTCTTCTCGGTGGTCGCCGAGGTCCGCGCGACCACCCGCAACTCGCTGGTGCGCGCCCTGGCCGACGACGCGAACACGACGGTCCTCGACCACATCACGGTGCTTGAGGACACCGGCCTCGTCGACTTCGACGATCTGGCGCGGGACGCCGCGTCGGCGGCCCCCGACCCCGTCACCCGCTCCCCCGCCCCGCCGGAGCCGACCGACTCCCCGCCCCCGGCGACCCCAGTCTCCCCATCGCCCACGTTCCCGCTGCCGCCACCGGTGTCCCGGCCCAAGCCGACGAAGACCGAGCCGCCCCACAAGCCCAAGGAAGGCGAGAAGGGCAGGACCGGGAAGAGAGACAAGCCGGAGAGTCGGGGCAAGGGCCGGCCCGCGCGAAGCGGAACGTTATCCACCGGCGATCTCCCGTCCGCATGGTGA
- a CDS encoding TIGR04222 domain-containing membrane protein — MEVLTICYFVLVTASSVVLAVGLATALHADVRQPDAQHQAVFDPLEAAFLAGGPGRVTDAVITTMHEDGRLAIAGPGIVGILRPEARNPVEGALLQVHAAAPSGALHWLRIGVMRSPAVQAVGDALAWRGLMVRPEALARWRVKARLHNVVTFAGFFVVCIFGFAGAGDGPSGDSVTGPMVLLFVGVFIGGLTGSLCAKSAGGRVSTAGRAALDQYRVAYAHAYDAMNRVAIGGLNGVLDPELQAQLIAAYGIRPVRRAAPHSPSYSGGSGVVCSSGSPSWCGGGGGGGSACGGGGCGSSGGGGGSSCGGGGGGGGSSCGGSSGGGGGGCGGGGGGGS; from the coding sequence GTGGAAGTTCTGACGATCTGTTACTTCGTGCTGGTCACGGCCTCGTCGGTGGTACTCGCCGTCGGACTCGCCACGGCGCTGCACGCCGATGTCCGCCAGCCCGACGCCCAGCACCAAGCCGTGTTCGACCCCCTGGAGGCCGCGTTCCTCGCGGGCGGGCCCGGCAGGGTCACCGATGCCGTGATCACGACCATGCACGAGGACGGCCGACTGGCCATCGCCGGACCCGGCATCGTCGGCATCCTGCGGCCCGAGGCCCGTAACCCGGTGGAGGGCGCCCTGCTCCAGGTGCACGCCGCCGCGCCGAGCGGCGCCCTGCACTGGCTGCGGATCGGCGTGATGCGCAGCCCCGCCGTGCAGGCGGTCGGTGACGCGCTGGCCTGGCGCGGCCTGATGGTGCGGCCCGAGGCCCTGGCCCGCTGGCGGGTCAAGGCGAGGCTGCACAACGTCGTGACCTTCGCGGGGTTCTTCGTCGTCTGCATCTTCGGCTTCGCGGGCGCCGGCGACGGGCCGTCGGGCGACTCCGTGACCGGCCCGATGGTCCTGCTGTTCGTCGGGGTCTTCATCGGGGGCCTCACGGGCTCGCTCTGCGCCAAGTCCGCCGGCGGCCGGGTCAGCACCGCGGGACGGGCCGCGCTCGACCAGTACCGCGTCGCCTACGCCCACGCGTACGACGCGATGAACCGCGTGGCCATCGGCGGCCTGAACGGCGTGCTCGACCCCGAGCTGCAGGCCCAGCTGATCGCCGCGTACGGGATCCGGCCGGTGCGGCGCGCAGCCCCCCATTCGCCGTCCTATTCGGGCGGCTCCGGGGTCGTGTGCTCGTCGGGCAGCCCCTCGTGGTGCGGCGGAGGCGGGGGCGGCGGCTCGGCCTGCGGGGGCGGCGGCTGTGGAAGTTCCGGCGGAGGCGGCGGGTCATCCTGCGGAGGTGGTGGCGGCGGAGGCGGGTCCTCCTGCGGCGGCAGCTCCGGCGGGGGCGGTGGCGGCTGTGGGGGCGGCGGAGGCGGCGGTTCCTGA
- a CDS encoding DUF692 domain-containing protein gives MKHLGTGIGWRPEIADAVERMPGIDWVEAVSENLCPGHLPDSLLRLRERGVRVVPHGVSLGLGGADRPDETRLAALAERAQALGSPLVTEHIAFVRAGGPLTASQPLEAGHLLPVPRTRDALDVLCENVRIAQDALPVPLAVENIAALISWPGEEMTEGQFLYELVERTGVRLLIDVANLHTNHVNRGEDPAKALDELPVEAIAYVHVAGGFERDGVWHDSHAHPVPEPVLAILADLASRVSPPGVLLERDENFPEPGELERELDAIRETVTASGELPAGDSQARGDCPPASPGARQRTALAQTALLSALVAGTPAPEGFDHTRLKVQSRALTGKRADVVAKVAPELPEILGKTFRSDFFAYAQTRPMTGGYRRDALDFAERLLLAGQPEDAEARGRLTRWWLERSGPAPLDGRPVTRWLRAARFALRRG, from the coding sequence ATGAAGCACCTGGGGACCGGAATCGGGTGGCGTCCGGAGATCGCGGACGCCGTGGAACGGATGCCCGGCATCGACTGGGTCGAGGCCGTGTCGGAGAACCTGTGCCCCGGGCACCTCCCCGACTCCCTGCTCAGGCTGCGCGAGCGCGGCGTGAGGGTGGTGCCGCACGGCGTCTCGCTCGGCCTCGGCGGCGCGGACCGCCCCGACGAGACCCGCCTCGCCGCACTCGCCGAGCGCGCGCAGGCCCTCGGCTCGCCGCTCGTCACCGAGCACATCGCGTTCGTACGCGCCGGTGGCCCGCTGACGGCCTCGCAGCCGCTGGAGGCGGGCCATCTGCTGCCGGTGCCGCGCACCCGCGACGCCCTGGACGTGCTGTGCGAGAACGTACGCATCGCGCAGGACGCGCTGCCGGTGCCGCTCGCCGTGGAGAACATCGCGGCGCTGATCTCCTGGCCCGGCGAGGAGATGACGGAGGGGCAGTTCCTGTACGAGCTGGTCGAGCGCACCGGCGTCCGTCTCCTCATCGACGTCGCCAACCTCCACACGAACCACGTCAACCGCGGCGAGGACCCGGCCAAGGCCCTGGACGAGCTGCCGGTCGAGGCCATCGCGTACGTCCATGTGGCGGGCGGCTTCGAGCGCGACGGCGTCTGGCACGACAGCCACGCCCATCCGGTCCCTGAGCCGGTCCTCGCGATCCTCGCGGACCTGGCCTCACGGGTGAGCCCGCCCGGCGTCCTCCTGGAGCGCGACGAGAACTTCCCGGAGCCGGGCGAGCTGGAGCGTGAGCTGGACGCGATACGGGAGACGGTGACGGCCTCCGGCGAGCTGCCCGCGGGCGACTCGCAGGCGCGCGGCGACTGCCCGCCCGCCTCCCCCGGCGCCCGTCAGCGCACCGCCCTCGCGCAGACCGCGCTGCTCTCCGCGCTCGTCGCGGGCACTCCCGCGCCTGAGGGCTTCGACCACACGCGTCTGAAGGTGCAGAGCCGCGCACTGACCGGCAAGCGGGCCGATGTCGTGGCGAAGGTGGCGCCCGAGCTGCCGGAGATCCTCGGCAAGACGTTCCGCTCGGACTTCTTCGCGTACGCGCAGACCCGCCCGATGACGGGCGGGTACCGGCGTGACGCGCTCGACTTCGCCGAGCGGCTGCTGCTCGCCGGGCAGCCGGAGGACGCCGAAGCCCGGGGCCGGCTGACCCGCTGGTGGCTGGAGCGGTCCGGTCCCGCGCCGCTGGACGGGCGGCCGGTCACACGTTGGCTACGGGCGGCGCGGTTCGCGCTGCGGCGGGGATAG
- a CDS encoding DUF4142 domain-containing protein, with the protein MRRINGTALIIAALVATLGALAFPMWSYADRSGTGPANLAAGSVATQWGPLSAADRDLLVKVRLAGLWELPAGQQAVERAPTEAIKEAGDHLIVGHTDLDKRARSVAAQLGVELPNQPNAQQQGWLQELTEASGETYQRKFVNLLRVAHGKVFSVIAQVRDSTRNTLIRQLASDANQTVLDHITMLEATGLVDFDDIANGGAATATASPTGPPPPSGGLPPEPAPAGPSGDVSTTSRPSPAPPGEVNTDRPEPQM; encoded by the coding sequence TTGCGGCGCATCAATGGCACGGCTCTGATCATCGCGGCACTTGTGGCCACACTGGGCGCGCTCGCGTTCCCGATGTGGTCCTACGCCGACCGTTCGGGCACAGGGCCCGCCAATCTGGCCGCCGGATCCGTGGCAACGCAGTGGGGTCCGCTCTCGGCGGCCGACCGCGATCTGCTCGTGAAGGTGCGGCTGGCGGGGCTGTGGGAGCTGCCCGCGGGCCAGCAGGCGGTCGAGCGGGCACCGACCGAGGCGATCAAGGAGGCCGGCGACCATCTGATCGTCGGCCACACGGACCTCGACAAGCGGGCCCGTTCGGTCGCGGCGCAGCTCGGCGTGGAGCTTCCGAACCAGCCGAACGCCCAACAGCAGGGCTGGCTCCAGGAGTTGACCGAGGCCAGCGGCGAGACGTACCAGCGGAAGTTCGTGAATCTGCTGCGCGTCGCGCACGGCAAGGTGTTCAGCGTGATAGCGCAGGTGCGGGACAGCACCCGCAACACGCTGATCCGGCAGCTGGCCAGCGACGCCAACCAGACGGTCCTCGACCACATCACGATGCTGGAGGCGACCGGGCTCGTCGACTTCGACGACATCGCGAACGGTGGCGCCGCCACCGCCACGGCCAGCCCCACCGGGCCTCCCCCGCCCTCCGGCGGGCTTCCCCCCGAGCCTGCTCCCGCCGGTCCCAGCGGTGATGTGTCGACCACGTCACGGCCCTCGCCCGCACCGCCGGGAGAGGTCAATACGGATCGGCCGGAACCTCAAATGTAG
- a CDS encoding TIGR03086 family metal-binding protein: MTTDLVALDRAAVQESLRVLRIARDTDWERPSTCAGWTLRDLVAHMAAQHHGFAAAARGAGADRTYWIAPDLGRDPFKVYDESVRHVLAAFAEEGVLERGFTLPELGGTFTGRVAVGFHLLDYVVHSWDVAATLGVGLDLPRPVVGAALDIARRVPKDPGRRGPGAAFAPVLPTPEEASPLDEMLALLGRSPRWHER, translated from the coding sequence ATGACCACCGACCTCGTCGCGCTCGACCGCGCCGCCGTCCAGGAATCGCTCCGCGTCCTGCGCATCGCACGCGACACCGACTGGGAACGCCCCTCGACCTGCGCGGGCTGGACGCTGCGCGATCTGGTGGCGCACATGGCCGCGCAGCACCACGGGTTCGCGGCGGCGGCGCGGGGCGCGGGTGCCGACCGTACGTACTGGATCGCGCCGGATCTCGGCCGCGATCCGTTCAAGGTCTACGACGAGTCGGTACGTCATGTCCTTGCGGCGTTCGCCGAAGAGGGCGTCCTGGAGCGGGGGTTCACGCTTCCCGAGCTCGGCGGGACGTTCACCGGACGTGTCGCCGTCGGCTTCCATCTGCTCGACTACGTGGTGCACTCCTGGGACGTGGCGGCGACCCTGGGCGTCGGGCTCGACCTGCCACGGCCGGTCGTCGGGGCCGCGCTCGACATCGCCCGGCGGGTGCCGAAGGATCCCGGACGCAGGGGCCCCGGTGCCGCGTTCGCGCCGGTCCTGCCCACGCCCGAAGAGGCGTCCCCGCTCGACGAGATGCTGGCCCTCCTCGGGCGCTCTCCCCGGTGGCACGAGCGATGA